In one Cercospora beticola chromosome 1, complete sequence genomic region, the following are encoded:
- a CDS encoding uncharacterized protein (antiSMASH:Cluster_5), translated as MPHIALLGTCDTKLEELLYLRSQILEQGSSTRITFVDVGRSPTKHEAITITQDTLTSKYQPTENQHVASLSRGDVIKYMITCASNWLREAYERGLDDPKQAIHGIVSAGGTGGTSLAAGVMRENLPIGLPKLIVSTAASGDTGPIVGESDITLTYSVVDIAGTNSLLKRILSNAAGSIHGMALAYQKSLPPYSTPTANSRNAKLRVGLTMFGVTTPCVDKIRSYLESTHPIECFVFHCTGHGGKAMERLIAQGDLDAVLDITTTEICDHLAGGVMSAGPHRLEAALKAGIPYVISLGATDMVNFGPKATVPERYADRLLYEHNPTVTLMRTSGEECRAIGEFVVEKVKGFARKKENVKVVLPLGGVSMIATPGGPFYDEEADKAIFGAVREGFEESGVEVVEDERAINDEGFAVDIAKRLVGLMQL; from the exons ATGCCTCACATAGCATTACTGGGAACTTGCGAT ACAAAACTCGAAGAGCTGTTGTATTTGCGTTCCCAGATTCTCGAGCAAGGCAGTTCAACCAGAATCACATTTGTCGATGTCGGAAGATCACCTACAAAACACGAAGCTATCACTATTACCCAAGATACCTTGACATCAAAATACCAGCCCACAGAAAATCAGCATGTAGCAAGTCTCTCAAGAGGAGACGTGATCAAATATATGATCACATGTGCATCCAACTGGCTTCGCGAAGCATATGAACGAGGCCTCGACGATCCCAAGCAAGCTATTCACGGTATCGTCAGCGCTGGAGGCACAGGCGGAACTTCTCTCGCAGCAGGCGTCATGCGCGAAAATCTCCCAATCGGTCTCCCCAAACTCATCGTCAGCACTGCTGCATCAGGCGACACAGGTCCCATTGTCGGCGAAAGCGATATCACTCTCACCTACTCCGTCGTCGACATTGCAGGCACAAACTCCCTCCTCAAACGCATATTATCCAACGCCGCTGGTTCAATACATGGCATGGCATTAGCATACCAAAAATCACTCCCTCCATACTCCACACCAACAGCAAATTCCAGAAATGCAAAACTCCGCGTCGGCCTCACCATGTTCGGCGTAACAACCCCCTGCGTCGACAAAATCCGCTCCTACCTCGAATCCACCCATCCCATCGAATGCTTTGTCTTCCACTGTACCGGCCACGGCGGCAAAGCGATGGAACGCCTCATCGCACAAGGAGACCTTGACGCAGTTCTCGACATCACCACAACAGAGATCTGCGATCACTTAGCCGGAGGTGTAATGAGCGCTGGACCTCATCGTCTCGAAGCAGCACTAAAAGCCGGAATTCCGTATGTGATTTCGTTAGGAGCGACGGATATGGTGAATTTTGGGCCAAAAGCGACTGTTCCGGAGAGGTATGCGGATAGGTTGTTGTATGAGCATAATCCGACTGTGACGTTGATGCGGACGAGTGGGGAGGAGTGTAGAGCGATTGGGGAGTTTGTTGTGGAGAAGGTGAAAGGAtttgcgaggaagaaggagaatgtTAAGGTTGTGTTGCCATTGGGAGGTGTGAGTATGATTGCTACGCCTGGAGGACCTTTCTACGATGAGGAAGCTGATAAGGCGATATTCGGCGCTGTGAGGGAGGGCTTCGAAGAAAGTGGGGTGGAAGTCGTGGAGGATGAAAGAGCTATCAACGACGAAGGATTCGCGGTTGATATTGCCAAGAGACTGGTTGGACTGATGCAGTTGTGA
- a CDS encoding uncharacterized protein (antiSMASH:Cluster_5): MSPPTDRKSILEAFREQIQNGKPIVGAGAGIGLSAKFIEAGGGDLIIIYNSGRFRMAGRGSLAGLMPYSNANDVVVDMAKEVLPIVKHTPVIAGVCGTDPFKDMERFMRELKGLGFAGVQNFPTVGLIDGTFRENLEETGMGYDLEVEAIRIAHELDMLTTPYVFNDDDATKMAQAGADVLVAHMGLTSSGSIGAKTGKSLDDCVKLIQGIRDAAIKVNPDIIVLCHGGPIAKPEDATYVLERVDGIHGFFGASSMERLPVEEAITNITKEFKNIAVKG, encoded by the exons ATGAGTCCGCCAACAGACCGAAAATCTATCCTCGAAGCCTTCCGAGAACAAATCCAAAATGGAAAACCCATCGTGGGTGCAGGTGCCG GCATCGGCCTCAGCGCCAAATTCATCGAAGCCGGCGGAGGCGACCTAATCATCATCTACAATTCCGGAAGATTTCGCATGGCGGGAAGAGGCTCTCTCGCAGGATTGATGCCATACTCCAATGCCAATGATGTCGTCGTTGATATGGCGAAAGAAGTGTTGCCGATTGTGAAGCATACGCCTGTGATTGCGGGGGTTTGCGGGACCGATCCGTTTAAGGATATGGAGAGGTTTATGAGGGAGTTGAAGGGGTTGGGATTTGCGG GCGTTCAGAATTTCCCGACAGTGGGGTTAATTGATGGGACATTTCGCGAGAATCTCGAAGAGACGGGCATGGGGTACGATTTGGAGGTTGAGGCAATTCGGATTGCACATGAATTGGACATGTTGACAACGCCATATGTTTTCAATGATGACGATGCGACAAAGATGGCGCAAGCGGGTGCAGA TGTTCTCGTCGCGCATATGGGACTCACCAGTTCAGGCAGCATTGGTGCCAAGACTGGCAAGAGTCTAGACGACTGCGTGAAACTAATTCAGGGTATTCGCGATGCTGCGATCAAGGTTAACCCTGATATAATCGTGTTGTGCCATGGAGGCCCCATTGCGAAGCCTGAAGACGCAACATATGTGTTGGAGAGAGTTGACGGAATACATGGCTTTTTCGGTGCCAGTTCGATGGAACGGTTGCCTGTGGAGGAGGCCATAACGAATATCACGAAGGAGTTCAAAAATATAGCTGTGAAGGGGTGA